One part of the Asterias amurensis chromosome 11, ASM3211899v1 genome encodes these proteins:
- the LOC139943872 gene encoding ATP-sensitive inward rectifier potassium channel 12-like: protein MSNIGCYRQSNTVGRSEKDYEVDPPTMQNEENVNMLEEKNGSKDERRASNISDSSESAYSSNGIAANLPNHHERKVSVRSYRLRRKIRKRKQMQRLVGKDGVCNVEHTHVKNLGIRLMSDLFTTLVDLRWRYNLTVFTLAYVLSWFLFSVLWILIAVTHGDLYYQTTNMTDPDREPCVENVATFTGAFLFSLETQTTIGYGVRSVTEACPHAIMVVVIQSVISCLIDAVMIGCIFAKIARPKKRAATLKFSRNAVIAQRDGQLCFMFRVGDIRNSHLFEAHLRTYLIRPRVTAEGEIIPLHSFNMDLDYDTGEDRIFLVWPIIVTHKIDENSPLYEYNARQLENADFEIVVILEGIVEQTGLTTQARTSYSPSEIMWGYRFSSSVVVLHSESDKQYDIDYSKFDQIYQVPDTPRFSPKELDLLDRKAAATAAPSEPLENLRDFILKVMRESKIEELEKEQQDLDSRNRLYNRRVEALNSRDKTRYKSRSSEHLSVNRYVGKNTFPLVTTKSESMDRMLHVDDEDNHSRRSAGRNCSDGNVSPVSRESHV from the coding sequence ATGAGTAATATTGGATGTTATAGACAATCAAATACTGTCGGCCGGAGTGAGAAGGATTATGAGGTTGATCCTCCAACCATGCAGAATGAGGAGAATGTGAATATGCTGGAAGAGAAAAACGGGAGTAAGGATGAGCGACGAGCAAGCAACATCAGTGACTCATCGGAGAGTGCGTACAGCAGCAATGGCATCGCAGCCAACCTGCCCAACCATCATGAGAGGAAAGTGTCGGTCCGGTCGTACCGGCTGCGGCGGAAGATACGCAAACGCAAACAGATGCAGCGGCTGGTCGGCAAGGACGGCGTGTGTAACGTCGAGCATACACACGTCAAGAATCTGGGGATACGACTCATGTCCGATTTGTTCACAACGCTGGTGGACCTACGTTGGCGGTACAACCTTACCGTGTTCACTTTAGCGTATGTGCTGAGTTGGTTTCTTTTTAGCGTGTTGTGGATTCTCATCGCAGTTACTCATGGCGATTTGTACTATCAGACCACAAACATGACGGACCCTGATAGAGAACCTTGTGTGGAGAACGTCGCCACCTTCACCGGGGCTTTTCTTTTCTCGTTGGAAACGCAAACAACCATTGGATACGGTGTTCGGAGTGTCACCGAAGCCTGCCCTCACGCAATTATGGTTGTCGTCATCCAATCAGTCATTAGTTGTTTAATTGACGCTGTTATGATCGGATGCATTTTCGCTAAGATTGCACGCCCGAAAAAGCGTGCAGCAACGCTGAAGTTCAGTCGCAATGCTGTAATAGCCCAGCGAGATGGGCAACTTTGCTTCATGTTTCGGGTGGGCGACATCCGGAACTCACATCTCTTTGAAGCCCACCTAAGGACGTACCTTATTAGACCACGTGTTACTGCCGAAGGCGAGATCATTCCATTGCACTCATTCAACATGGATTTAGATTATGATACGGGAGAAGATCGTATATTTCTTGTGTGGCCGATCATTGTTACACACAAAATTGATGAAAACAGCCCTTTGTATGAATACAATGCAAGGCAATTAGAAAATGCAGACTTTGAGATCGTTGTCATCCTGGAAGGGATTGTTGAACAGACCGGACTCACAACTCAGGCGAGAACTTCGTACAGCCCATCGGAGATAATGTGGGGTTACCGGTTCAGCAGCTCGGTAGTCGTTTTGCACAGTGAAAGTGATAAACAGTACGACATAGATTACTCTAAGTTTGATCAGATCTACCAGGTACCAGATACTCCGCGTTTCAGTCCCAAGGAGTTGGACCTGTTGGACAGGAAAGCAGCCGCGACAGCCGCCCCAAGCGAGCCTCTTGAAAACCTCCGAGACTTCATCCTCAAGGTGATGCGGGAATCCAAGATAGAGGAGCTCGAGAAGGAACAACAGGACTTAGACAGCCGCAATCGACTCTACAACCGCAGGGTTGAAGCCCTGAATTCGCGAGATAAAACTCGTTATAAGAGTCGGAGCAGTGAGCATCTCTCCGTCAATCGGTACGTCGGGAAGAACACCTTCCCACTGGTGACCACCAAGAGTGAATCCATGGACAGGATGCTTCATGTGGATGATGAGGACAACCACTCTAGGCGTAGTGCTGGGCGTAATTGCAGCGATGGAAATGTCAGTCCAGTGTCCAGGGAATCACATGTATGA